From Oncorhynchus mykiss isolate Arlee chromosome 6, USDA_OmykA_1.1, whole genome shotgun sequence, the proteins below share one genomic window:
- the LOC110526952 gene encoding prolyl 3-hydroxylase OGFOD1-like, whose amino-acid sequence ILKLIVNDSEKGKKRKKSEERAELYALLEDEDVKRGVKEAWSQRARAGLFGWFRSWLGEVLGVELKPTVDISCAKYQYTDVLLCHDDELEGRRVAFILYFVPPWESSDGGTLDLFSADDHFQPHSVVKSLVPSWNTLVLFEVSPVSFHQVSRAVFGATPSSHRSPLAKEPPPSQRLLLEWLTPLHLDVDYQSQVQQELEDS is encoded by the exons ATACTAAAATTAATTGTAAACGATAGCGAGAaaggaaagaagagaaagaaaagtGAAGAGCGAGCAGAACTTTATGCACTACTCGAGGACGAAGATGTGAAGAGGGGAGTGAAGGAAGCATGGTCGCAGCGAGCGAG ggcAGGACTATTTGGGTGGTTTCGATCCTGGCTGGGGGAAGTGTTGGGGGTAGAACTGAAGCCCACAGTGGACATTTCCTGTGCCAAGTACCAATACACCG ATGTTCTGTTGTGTCATGATGATGAGTTGGAGGGGAGGCGTGTTGCCTTCATCCTCTACTTTGTCCCTCCATGGGAGAGCAGCGATGGAGGAACCCTGGATCTCTTCAGCGCAGATG aTCACTTCCAGCCCCATAGTGTGGTGAAGTCTCTGGTGCCCAGCTGGAACACTCTGGTTCTCTTCGAGGTTTCACCCGTCTCCTTCCACCAG gtTTCACGGGCCGTCTTTGGAGCGACCCCCTCGTCACACAGATCCCCCCTTGCCAAGGAGCCCCCACCTTCTCAGAGAT TGCTGCTAGAGTGGCTGACTCCACTGCATCTGGATGTTGACTACCAGTCACAGGTTCAGCAAGAGTTAGAGGACAGCTGA